From a single Ruegeria sp. HKCCD4315 genomic region:
- a CDS encoding aldehyde dehydrogenase (NADP(+)), protein MLTGKHLIAGEWVGSDATFASEPAHGPSHDFSVGTAALVDSAVEAAEAAFATFGWSSRSERAALLRKIADEIDARGDAITEIGTQETGLPEARLQGERGRTVGQLRLFADHIEAGDYLDMRHDPAMPDRAPLPRPDLRMIQRPLGPVAVFGASNFPLAFSVSGGDTAAAIAAGCPVVVKGHSAHPGTGEIVAQAIDAAIKATGVHPGVFSLVQGGKRDVGTRLVQHPLIRAVGFTGSLAGGRALFDLCAQRDEPIPFFGELGSVNPMFILPQAAAARGAQIGTGWAASLTMGAGQFCTNPGIAVIIDGPDADAFQSAAQTGLSSVADQTMLTDGIAAAYRDGVSRVAAGTGVSQIMGASCATRDAAPYLFTVSGDNWLADKQLQEEVFGPLGIIVRVKDVSQMQQIARAIEGQLTCTLHLDAGDKPEAQALLPLLERKAGRLLANSFPTGVEVCDSMVHGGPYPASTNFGATSVGTLSIRRFLRPVCYQDIPTDLLPEKL, encoded by the coding sequence GGACAGCGGCATTGGTCGATAGCGCAGTAGAAGCGGCCGAGGCGGCGTTTGCCACATTCGGGTGGTCCTCGCGATCCGAGCGCGCCGCGCTGCTACGCAAGATCGCAGATGAGATCGACGCGCGCGGGGATGCGATCACCGAGATTGGCACTCAGGAAACTGGCCTGCCCGAAGCGCGTCTGCAGGGTGAGCGTGGCCGTACCGTCGGCCAGCTGCGTCTCTTTGCCGATCACATCGAAGCGGGCGACTATCTGGACATGCGCCATGACCCGGCCATGCCGGATCGCGCGCCCTTGCCCCGCCCCGATCTGCGGATGATCCAGCGCCCGCTGGGTCCTGTTGCGGTGTTCGGCGCGTCGAACTTCCCGTTGGCTTTCTCGGTTTCCGGGGGCGATACCGCCGCGGCAATTGCCGCCGGATGCCCCGTTGTCGTCAAAGGCCATTCGGCCCATCCAGGCACAGGCGAGATCGTGGCTCAGGCCATTGACGCGGCCATCAAAGCAACAGGGGTTCATCCCGGAGTGTTTTCACTTGTTCAAGGCGGCAAACGCGATGTGGGCACGCGTTTGGTGCAGCATCCGCTGATCCGGGCGGTGGGCTTTACTGGCAGCCTTGCAGGTGGACGGGCGTTGTTCGATCTGTGCGCACAACGGGACGAACCCATCCCATTCTTTGGTGAACTGGGTTCGGTCAATCCAATGTTCATTCTGCCACAAGCTGCGGCTGCACGTGGGGCTCAGATCGGCACAGGCTGGGCGGCTTCGCTGACGATGGGTGCCGGTCAGTTCTGCACCAACCCCGGTATCGCTGTGATCATTGACGGTCCGGATGCCGACGCGTTTCAGTCGGCAGCCCAGACCGGGCTGTCTTCGGTCGCTGACCAGACAATGCTGACCGATGGTATTGCCGCAGCCTATCGGGACGGCGTTTCGCGTGTCGCCGCCGGAACAGGTGTTTCTCAAATTATGGGCGCCAGTTGCGCGACACGCGATGCGGCCCCTTACCTGTTCACTGTTTCCGGCGATAACTGGCTGGCCGACAAACAACTGCAGGAAGAGGTTTTTGGCCCATTGGGCATCATCGTGCGCGTAAAAGACGTCTCGCAAATGCAACAGATCGCGCGGGCCATCGAAGGGCAACTGACCTGCACGCTGCATCTGGACGCGGGTGACAAACCCGAGGCTCAGGCGCTGCTTCCGCTGCTGGAACGCAAGGCGGGTCGTCTGCTGGCCAACAGCTTCCCGACCGGTGTCGAAGTCTGCGATAGCATGGTTCACGGCGGCCCCTACCCTGCTTCAACCAACTTTGGCGCGACGTCTGTGGGAACTCTGTCGATCCGCCGTTTCTTGCGGCCGGTTTGTTATCAGGACATCCCAACAGACTTGCTGCCCGAAAAACTGTGA
- a CDS encoding fumarylacetoacetate hydrolase family protein produces MRLLRYGLTGAEKPGILASDGSVRDLSGVVNDISGDALGDAVLEKLRALDVDSLPAVNDDTRIGPCVGNVGKFICIGLNYADHAAESGMELPAEPVIFFKATSAIIGPNDTVEIPRGSVKTDWEVELGVVIGKEAKYVSEAEAMSHVAGYCVVNDLSERDFQLHRSGQWVKGKSADTFGPIGPWLVTRDEVPDPQNLAMYLEVNGHRYQDGSTKTMHFGVATVVSHLSQFMSLQPGDVISTGTPPGVGMGQNPQAYLKPGDKMELGIEGLGVQRQDVVAG; encoded by the coding sequence ATGAGACTGCTACGTTACGGCCTAACGGGGGCCGAGAAACCGGGTATATTAGCGTCGGACGGCTCTGTTCGCGATCTATCCGGTGTGGTCAATGACATTTCGGGCGACGCTCTTGGCGACGCCGTTCTTGAAAAATTGCGTGCACTCGATGTGGACAGCCTGCCAGCGGTGAATGACGATACGCGCATAGGTCCCTGTGTTGGCAATGTCGGCAAATTCATCTGCATAGGTCTGAACTATGCGGATCACGCGGCGGAAAGCGGCATGGAATTGCCAGCTGAGCCGGTGATTTTCTTCAAGGCCACCTCTGCCATCATTGGACCCAACGACACGGTCGAAATCCCGCGCGGGTCGGTCAAAACCGACTGGGAGGTGGAACTGGGCGTCGTCATCGGCAAAGAGGCCAAATACGTCTCCGAGGCCGAAGCCATGAGCCACGTCGCCGGATACTGCGTGGTCAACGATTTGTCCGAGCGGGACTTTCAGCTTCATCGCTCGGGCCAGTGGGTCAAAGGAAAATCCGCAGACACGTTCGGCCCGATTGGCCCTTGGCTTGTGACACGTGACGAAGTGCCTGATCCTCAAAACCTGGCGATGTATCTTGAGGTGAACGGGCACCGCTATCAGGACGGGTCGACCAAAACGATGCATTTTGGCGTTGCAACGGTGGTCTCACACCTGTCGCAGTTCATGTCGCTGCAGCCCGGGGACGTGATCTCAACAGGAACGCCTCCGGGTGTTGGTATGGGCCAGAACCCTCAGGCCTATTTGAAACCCGGTGACAAGATGGAACTTGGCATCGAAGGTTTGGGCGTACAGCGACAGGACGTTGTGGCCGGGTAA
- a CDS encoding SDR family oxidoreductase: MTTFNPSNRLAGKTALITAAGQGIGRATAELFVMEGAHVIASDINDVSLAELGSIAGIEPLKLDVTDNEAVTTAVADLPHLDVLFNCAGYVAAGSILECPEKDWDFSFDLNVKAMFRLIRLTLPGMLENGGGSIINMSSVASSIKGVPNRFAYCASKAAVIGLTKSVAADYVTQGIRCNAICPGTVDSPSLHDRLRATGDYEKAMTDFIARQPMGRIGTADEIAELALYLASDASKYTSGQPFAIDGGWTI, translated from the coding sequence ATGACAACTTTCAACCCATCCAACCGACTTGCAGGTAAGACCGCTCTGATTACAGCTGCAGGACAAGGCATCGGCCGTGCAACTGCCGAACTGTTCGTAATGGAAGGCGCACATGTGATCGCCAGCGACATCAACGATGTTTCGCTTGCCGAACTGGGCAGTATTGCGGGTATCGAGCCGCTGAAGCTGGATGTCACCGACAATGAAGCGGTGACAACCGCCGTCGCCGACCTGCCGCACCTCGACGTTCTGTTTAACTGCGCGGGCTACGTCGCAGCAGGGTCAATTCTTGAGTGCCCAGAGAAGGATTGGGATTTCAGTTTCGACCTCAACGTCAAGGCCATGTTCAGACTGATCAGACTGACCCTGCCAGGGATGCTGGAAAATGGTGGCGGATCGATCATCAATATGTCCTCGGTCGCATCGTCCATCAAAGGCGTTCCAAACCGGTTTGCCTATTGCGCGTCAAAAGCTGCGGTCATTGGCCTGACAAAATCCGTGGCAGCCGATTACGTCACGCAAGGCATTCGGTGCAACGCGATTTGCCCTGGCACCGTCGACAGCCCCAGCCTGCATGACAGGTTGCGCGCGACGGGAGACTACGAAAAGGCAATGACCGATTTCATCGCCCGTCAACCGATGGGCCGAATTGGCACAGCGGACGAGATCGCAGAACTGGCACTGTACCTGGCCAGTGACGCCAGTAAATACACCTCGGGTCAGCCATTTGCCATTGATGGCGGCTGGACGATCTAA